In Candidatus Krumholzibacteriia bacterium, one DNA window encodes the following:
- a CDS encoding sigma-54 dependent transcriptional regulator, which translates to MPSSVRTSERTAARRLLVVDDHASIRDLLASWARERGYDARAAADAQEALGELQRQSYDLVISDMRMPGLSGLELLQRLPHGQVQPAVVFITAFGTVPEAVQALQAGALDYVTKPFNVEDLFRRIETRLSRTAPPAATLAQPLFGAEPEAAVAAEPSPGILRGAPENLRRLYELLDQVAPSRCTVFISGPSGVGKELVATELHLRSPRAQRAFVRVNCPAIPKELQESELFGHEKGAFTGAMRRKEGKFFFADGGTILLDEISETSLAFQSKLLRVLQEREYERVGGNEVIKLDVRLVATSNRNMAELVGSGRFREDLFYRLNVVPIEIVPLRQRREDIPHLVGYFVERFCEENRRATLRLSQAALEALLQRHWAGNVRQLQNVCERAVVLKRSGDILDLRDFFLDLEIDTPRSQPAETTLAGMERELILRTLQQVRANRTEAARRLGISVRTLRNKLNEYRAQGVDVESLLEAASR; encoded by the coding sequence GTGCCCTCGAGTGTCCGAACCAGCGAGCGCACCGCCGCCCGCCGTCTCCTCGTCGTCGACGATCACGCCTCCATCCGCGACCTCCTGGCGAGCTGGGCCCGCGAGCGCGGCTATGACGCCCGCGCCGCGGCGGATGCGCAGGAAGCCCTGGGGGAGCTGCAGCGGCAGAGCTACGACCTGGTGATCTCGGACATGCGCATGCCCGGGCTCTCCGGGCTGGAGCTGCTGCAGCGCCTGCCCCACGGCCAGGTGCAGCCCGCGGTGGTGTTCATCACCGCTTTCGGCACGGTGCCGGAAGCGGTGCAGGCACTGCAGGCGGGGGCTCTCGACTACGTCACCAAGCCGTTCAACGTGGAGGATCTCTTCCGGCGTATCGAGACGCGCTTGAGCCGGACCGCACCGCCGGCAGCGACGCTGGCGCAGCCGCTCTTCGGCGCCGAGCCCGAAGCGGCGGTGGCGGCGGAGCCGAGCCCGGGCATCCTGCGCGGTGCTCCAGAGAACCTGCGGAGGCTCTACGAGCTCCTCGACCAGGTGGCGCCGTCGCGCTGCACCGTTTTCATCAGTGGTCCTTCCGGGGTGGGGAAGGAGCTGGTGGCCACCGAGCTGCACCTGCGCAGCCCCCGCGCGCAGCGCGCCTTCGTCCGGGTCAACTGCCCGGCGATTCCGAAGGAACTGCAGGAAAGCGAGCTCTTCGGCCACGAAAAGGGCGCCTTCACCGGGGCCATGCGGCGCAAGGAGGGCAAGTTCTTCTTCGCCGACGGCGGCACCATCCTCCTCGACGAGATCTCGGAGACCTCGCTGGCTTTCCAGTCGAAGCTGCTACGGGTGTTGCAAGAGCGCGAATACGAGCGCGTCGGCGGCAACGAGGTCATCAAGCTCGACGTGCGCCTCGTCGCCACCTCGAACCGCAACATGGCCGAGCTGGTAGGGAGCGGCCGCTTCCGCGAGGATCTCTTCTACCGCCTCAATGTCGTGCCCATCGAGATCGTGCCGCTCCGGCAGCGCCGCGAGGACATTCCGCACCTGGTGGGCTATTTCGTCGAGCGCTTCTGCGAGGAGAACCGGCGCGCTACGCTGCGCCTGAGCCAGGCGGCCCTGGAGGCGCTCCTGCAGCGCCACTGGGCCGGCAACGTGCGGCAGCTGCAGAATGTTTGCGAGCGCGCCGTGGTCTTGAAGCGGAGCGGCGACATCCTGGACCTGCGCGATTTCTTCCTGGATCTCGAGATCGACACACCCCGGTCGCAGCCGGCGGAAACGACCCTCGCCGGCATGGAGCGGGAGCTCATCCTGCGCACCCTGCAGCAGGTGCGAGCGAACCGCACCGAGGCCGCGCGCCGGCTCGGCATCAGCGTCCGCACCCTGCGCAACAAGTTGAACGAGTACCGGGCGCAAGGCGTCGACGTGGAGTCCTTGCTGGAGGCGGCGTCGCGCTAG
- a CDS encoding sigma-54 dependent transcriptional regulator, translated as MAAHLLALASPRTFAALFDSGPPPWDVTVRHVTSAADAVRAVETHEDFRLLLVERDVEAQLGRLVQRVRRSRPGLEILLLAPAVSDAVRAEYTALGLELLDRGQDTAAIRQEIERRLTRLDLQRRAGILGRSRRIHEILETILQIGPSDIPVLVTGASGSGKELVARALYSVSRRQERPFIALNVGALSETVLESELFGHERGAFTGAVARKAGVFERADGGTLFLDEVGEMSPAMQVRLLRALESGEITPVGGSQGLHVDVRILAATNRRLEDSVRRGEFREDLYYRLKVVHIEMPSLAERPEDLPELVQHFLLESSRQYGTPGRTMAEGAMRALQAYGWPGNVRELRNVVFRMAVLARRPRLEESDLPEEVRQPALAQHLPVPLHRSPEQAEREIILQSLLVLRRDLQEVLRLLQGKAHPAGAVVVDAEPPPIPAPTTSQNLRENEEELIRNALRAAGGNRRAAAARLGIAERTLYRKIKEYQIS; from the coding sequence ATGGCCGCACACCTCCTCGCGCTCGCCTCGCCGCGCACCTTCGCCGCGCTTTTCGATTCCGGCCCACCGCCGTGGGACGTCACCGTCCGCCACGTCACCAGCGCCGCCGATGCCGTCCGCGCCGTGGAAACGCACGAGGACTTTCGCTTGCTGCTGGTGGAGCGTGACGTGGAAGCCCAGCTCGGGCGCTTGGTGCAGCGTGTCCGGCGCTCGCGTCCGGGCCTGGAGATCCTGCTCCTCGCGCCCGCGGTGAGCGATGCGGTGCGGGCCGAATACACCGCTCTGGGACTGGAGCTGCTCGACCGCGGGCAGGACACGGCAGCCATCCGCCAGGAAATCGAGCGGCGCCTGACGCGGCTCGACCTGCAACGGCGCGCCGGCATTCTCGGGCGCAGTCGCCGCATCCACGAGATCCTCGAGACCATCCTGCAGATCGGCCCCTCGGACATCCCGGTTCTCGTTACCGGAGCGAGCGGTTCGGGAAAGGAGCTGGTGGCCCGCGCCCTCTACAGCGTGAGCCGCCGTCAGGAGCGCCCCTTCATCGCGCTCAACGTCGGCGCCTTGTCGGAAACCGTGCTGGAGAGCGAGCTCTTCGGTCACGAGCGGGGCGCCTTTACCGGCGCCGTGGCGCGCAAGGCGGGGGTCTTCGAGCGCGCCGACGGCGGGACTCTCTTCCTGGACGAGGTGGGGGAGATGTCGCCGGCGATGCAGGTGCGCCTGCTGCGGGCCCTCGAGAGCGGCGAGATCACCCCGGTGGGGGGCAGCCAAGGCCTGCACGTGGACGTCCGCATCCTCGCCGCCACCAACCGCCGGCTGGAGGACTCGGTGCGCCGCGGCGAGTTCCGCGAGGACCTCTACTACCGGCTCAAGGTGGTGCACATCGAGATGCCGAGCCTGGCAGAGCGCCCCGAGGATTTGCCCGAGCTCGTGCAGCATTTCCTGCTCGAATCGTCGCGGCAATACGGCACGCCAGGCCGGACGATGGCCGAGGGCGCCATGCGCGCCTTGCAGGCCTATGGGTGGCCCGGGAACGTGCGGGAGCTGCGCAACGTCGTCTTCCGCATGGCGGTCCTCGCCCGCCGCCCCCGCCTGGAGGAGAGCGACCTGCCCGAGGAGGTGCGGCAGCCGGCACTGGCGCAGCATCTGCCCGTGCCCCTGCACCGGTCGCCCGAGCAGGCGGAGCGCGAGATCATCCTGCAATCGCTCCTCGTCCTGCGACGGGACTTGCAGGAGGTGCTGCGGCTGCTGCAGGGGAAGGCCCACCCGGCCGGCGCCGTGGTGGTGGACGCCGAGCCGCCGCCCATTCCGGCGCCCACCACGAGCCAGAACCTGCGGGAGAACGAAGAAGAGCTGATCCGCAACGCCCTGCGTGCTGCCGGCGGCAACCGGCGCGCCGCCGCCGCCCGTCTCGGCATCGCCGAACGCACCTTGTACCGCAAGATCAAGGAGTACCAGATCTCCTAA
- a CDS encoding UPF0164 family protein, whose protein sequence is MRPSRVLSWGLALGLCASLGLVTTGPARADKFAGAFLEAGAGARALGLGGAYTAIADDASGIYWNPAGLASTSRHEVLLSHEFRFGDLVDYSFLGGIYQVRQRNGRFGLGVIRLGIDSIAFTDSTMWNDLNGNGQIDGWVDLNNNGQVDGNETEFVYDPNKLHYVNDAEWAVFLSYAQPVSSWQFGGNLKFITQSVGDFSSFGIGLDVGVLKHDVLHRLDLGLAVHDLTGTYLSWSTGRKETIVPVPTLGLAYRLDSNALRGSFLFAGDMAVHFDDRRNADQFWAGPTSVNLNWGLEFNMQNRLALRFGLQEESFQAGAGFAAGPVRFDYGVIPDPKSDFDASQRLSLRWVGP, encoded by the coding sequence TTGCGTCCATCCCGCGTCCTGTCCTGGGGGCTCGCCCTCGGCCTGTGCGCCAGCCTCGGCCTGGTCACCACCGGCCCCGCCAGGGCCGACAAGTTCGCCGGCGCCTTCCTGGAGGCAGGGGCAGGGGCCAGGGCCCTGGGTCTCGGCGGCGCCTACACAGCCATCGCCGACGACGCCAGCGGCATCTACTGGAACCCCGCCGGCCTGGCCAGCACCAGCCGGCACGAGGTGCTGCTCTCGCACGAGTTCCGCTTCGGTGACCTGGTGGACTACTCCTTCCTCGGCGGGATCTACCAGGTGCGGCAGCGCAACGGCCGCTTCGGCCTCGGGGTCATCCGCCTGGGCATCGACAGCATCGCCTTCACCGACTCGACCATGTGGAACGACCTGAACGGCAATGGCCAGATCGACGGCTGGGTCGACCTCAACAACAACGGCCAAGTCGACGGCAACGAGACCGAATTCGTCTACGATCCCAACAAGCTCCACTATGTGAACGATGCCGAATGGGCCGTCTTCCTTTCCTACGCTCAGCCGGTCTCCAGCTGGCAGTTCGGCGGCAACCTCAAGTTCATCACCCAGTCGGTGGGGGACTTCTCGAGCTTCGGCATCGGCCTCGACGTGGGAGTCTTGAAGCACGACGTGCTGCATCGCTTGGACCTCGGGCTGGCGGTGCACGATCTCACCGGCACCTATCTTTCCTGGAGCACCGGCCGCAAGGAGACCATCGTGCCCGTGCCCACCCTGGGCCTGGCCTATCGTCTCGATTCGAACGCCCTGCGCGGCTCCTTCCTCTTCGCCGGGGACATGGCGGTGCACTTCGACGACCGCCGCAACGCCGATCAGTTCTGGGCTGGGCCGACTTCGGTGAATCTCAACTGGGGTCTGGAATTCAACATGCAGAATCGCTTGGCGCTGCGCTTCGGCTTGCAGGAGGAATCTTTCCAGGCAGGAGCGGGCTTCGCCGCCGGCCCCGTGCGCTTCGACTACGGCGTGATTCCTGACCCGAAGAGCGATTTCGACGCCTCCCAGCGCTTGTCCTTGCGCTGGGTGGGCCCGTGA
- a CDS encoding sugar phosphate nucleotidyltransferase, translating into MSTIQAFVLAGGRGEQLGVITKHRSMAAVPFGGRYRIIDFTLSNCVNSRVHSVYVAAQYAPRSLQEHLGLGRPWDLDRRDGGVCILLPYTGRTDSFWYRGTADALYRNLDMLMARDSEMTLVLSGDQVYRMNYGEMIRQHRRHRSRVTIAVKSVPEADVGRFGMVGVEGTRVTRFEEKPATTDLRLASLGIYLFETEYLMQRLREVVPAGRYDLVLDMLIPAVREGEVTAHIFEGFWEDVGELDTYYNTNRSLLPAASSYIMDRRRPVYTQSEERPPAKFGATASVHDSIIANGCRIFGHVERSILFPGVLVGEGSVVRDSILFSEASVYRHARVVRSILDKRVVVGDGVVLGHDEPAEASLGRLADSEVVVHTREGLTVVGKFTRIPAGFDCRRPVMLDSHLSEDAVRAGLGILSGVSA; encoded by the coding sequence GTGTCCACCATCCAGGCATTCGTATTGGCCGGGGGCCGCGGCGAGCAGCTCGGCGTCATCACCAAACACCGCTCCATGGCGGCGGTGCCCTTCGGTGGCCGCTACCGCATCATCGATTTCACCCTCTCCAATTGCGTCAATTCCCGGGTGCACTCCGTCTATGTGGCGGCGCAGTACGCCCCCCGTTCGCTGCAAGAGCACCTGGGGCTCGGACGCCCGTGGGACCTGGATCGCCGCGACGGCGGCGTTTGCATCCTGCTCCCCTATACCGGGCGCACCGACTCCTTCTGGTACCGGGGCACGGCGGATGCGCTCTACCGCAACCTGGACATGCTCATGGCCCGGGACTCGGAGATGACGCTCGTGCTCTCGGGAGATCAGGTCTATCGCATGAACTATGGCGAGATGATTCGCCAGCACCGGCGCCACCGCTCCCGTGTCACCATCGCGGTCAAGTCGGTGCCGGAAGCCGACGTCGGGCGCTTCGGCATGGTCGGCGTGGAGGGCACCCGGGTGACACGCTTCGAGGAGAAGCCGGCGACGACGGACCTGCGCCTCGCCAGCCTGGGGATCTATCTTTTCGAGACCGAGTACCTGATGCAGCGGCTGCGGGAGGTTGTGCCCGCCGGGCGCTATGACCTGGTGCTGGACATGCTCATCCCCGCGGTGCGCGAGGGTGAGGTGACCGCGCACATCTTCGAGGGCTTCTGGGAGGACGTCGGCGAGCTCGACACCTATTACAACACCAACCGCAGCCTGCTGCCGGCGGCGTCTTCCTACATCATGGATCGTCGGCGCCCGGTCTACACCCAGAGCGAGGAACGGCCGCCGGCGAAGTTCGGCGCCACCGCCAGCGTCCACGACAGCATCATCGCCAACGGCTGCCGCATCTTCGGCCACGTGGAGCGCAGCATCCTCTTCCCCGGCGTGCTCGTCGGCGAGGGCAGCGTGGTGCGCGACTCGATCCTCTTCTCCGAGGCCAGCGTCTACCGGCATGCCCGCGTCGTGCGCAGCATCCTGGACAAGCGCGTGGTCGTCGGCGATGGCGTCGTCCTCGGTCACGACGAGCCCGCCGAAGCCAGCCTGGGACGCCTGGCCGACAGCGAGGTGGTCGTGCACACCCGAGAAGGGCTGACCGTGGTCGGCAAGTTCACCCGCATCCCCGCCGGCTTCGACTGCCGCCGGCCCGTGATGCTCGACTCGCACCTGAGCGAAGACGCGGTGCGGGCCGGCCTCGGCATCCTGAGCGGGGTGAGCGCTTGA
- a CDS encoding glucose-1-phosphate adenylyltransferase family protein, whose product MSDADVFILVGGQGSRLSVLAEHRAKPAVPFAGKYRIIDFTLTNCVYSRLFKIYMLTQYRPRSLVEHVGVGKPWDLDRKWGGIAFLHPHQNFEGSSWYGGTADALVQNLDVLQRSQAEEALILSGDHVYKMNYEWLLRAHREQGREVTLCVVEVPWEETRHYGIVVTDDDGTVIGFEEKPIQAKSNLASMGVYVFSRPALVRILQELQQEHRNLDFGQHVIPAMQARGAVTTYRYGGYWLDIGSVHSYHTASMDLLGSEPRLNLFDGQWHVLTTEHNRPPTCVESSARVRDSMLTDGCQIAGEVLGSILGPGVVVEEGARVEQSVLMDDCVVRRGALVTRCILDKRVKVGPKAQLGVAGDGRANLEQPEVLRYGITVVGKDAKIPAHQVVGTNCLVDMLAGADDFTQRHLPDGSALRTQRLHHPVR is encoded by the coding sequence TTGAGCGACGCCGACGTCTTCATCCTCGTGGGCGGGCAAGGGAGCCGGCTCTCGGTGCTGGCGGAACACCGCGCCAAGCCGGCGGTCCCTTTCGCCGGCAAGTACCGCATCATCGACTTCACCCTGACCAATTGCGTCTACTCGCGCCTGTTCAAGATCTACATGCTCACCCAGTACCGGCCGCGCTCGCTGGTGGAGCACGTCGGCGTCGGCAAGCCCTGGGACCTGGACCGCAAGTGGGGTGGGATCGCCTTCCTGCACCCGCATCAGAACTTCGAAGGCTCGTCGTGGTACGGCGGCACCGCGGATGCCTTGGTGCAGAACCTGGACGTGCTGCAACGCTCCCAGGCGGAGGAGGCCCTCATCCTCTCCGGCGACCACGTCTACAAGATGAACTACGAATGGTTGCTGCGCGCGCACCGCGAACAGGGCCGCGAGGTCACGCTCTGCGTCGTCGAGGTGCCCTGGGAGGAGACGCGGCACTATGGCATCGTGGTCACCGATGACGACGGCACCGTGATCGGCTTCGAGGAGAAGCCGATCCAGGCCAAGAGCAATCTGGCCTCGATGGGCGTCTACGTCTTCTCGCGCCCGGCGCTCGTCCGCATCCTGCAGGAGCTGCAGCAAGAACACCGCAACCTCGACTTCGGTCAGCACGTGATCCCGGCGATGCAAGCGCGTGGCGCGGTGACGACCTACCGCTACGGGGGCTACTGGCTCGACATCGGCTCGGTGCACAGCTACCACACCGCCAGCATGGACCTGCTCGGCAGCGAACCCCGGCTCAACCTCTTCGATGGCCAGTGGCACGTGCTCACCACCGAGCACAACCGCCCGCCCACCTGCGTGGAGAGCTCGGCCCGAGTGCGGGATTCCATGCTCACCGACGGTTGCCAGATCGCCGGCGAGGTGCTCGGCTCCATCCTCGGCCCCGGCGTGGTGGTGGAGGAAGGCGCTCGGGTCGAGCAGTCGGTGCTCATGGACGACTGCGTCGTCCGCCGCGGGGCGCTCGTGACCCGCTGCATCTTGGACAAGCGCGTCAAGGTCGGACCCAAGGCGCAGCTCGGCGTGGCCGGCGACGGCCGCGCCAACCTGGAGCAACCCGAGGTGCTGCGCTACGGCATCACGGTGGTAGGGAAGGACGCCAAGATCCCGGCGCACCAAGTGGTGGGGACCAACTGCCTGGTGGACATGCTGGCGGGCGCCGACGATTTCACCCAGCGCCACCTGCCCGACGGGTCGGCGCTCCGCACCCAGCGCCTGCACCATCCGGTGCGCTGA
- a CDS encoding LysM peptidoglycan-binding domain-containing protein, which yields MVPAPKEVTTVAPPDVDKVASTLLPEAAQTSTDLEVLYPELKDLDRSYRKTLQALREDDLPGAEEALALLENDVERAKREIGPPGSLYVESMAGRLEGLQGLVKEMREYQRSVAYVPEVEAPEPETEQDVAADSAALAALHAKAERKTPSGPRHDLALAEHPLIDRWVRYFTGDGRHYMELWLSRRPLYEEFIYDVLDEHDVPRDLLYLAMIESGLSMKARSYANAVGPWQFISSTGRLYGLKIDWWVDERRDLDKATRAAASHLSDLYESLHSWPLALAAYNCGIRRVERATRRHGTQDYWKLSSLPRQTRNYVPKFMAALRIGKDPGAYGFDVPNSPPLRYDVVPVEDATDLHLVANLAGTDFDTLAELNPHLKRWATPPGESYWIKVPKGMGDDVTEKLAAVPEEERVRWRRHRVGRGETLAGLAREYGTSGDAIRQANNMRSSTLRPGNYLLIPVVSESAGTLAQQSIENVAKANTEEQSVYVVRRGDTLMRIARRHGVTVSQLKEWNGKSSTRIYRGERLTLYGTAPAPARDHSSSRDSVTYVVQRGDTLSIISARHRVSVRQLMHWNSKRSTRIRVGERLRIYPPS from the coding sequence ATGGTGCCCGCACCCAAAGAAGTGACCACGGTGGCGCCGCCCGACGTGGACAAGGTCGCCTCCACCCTTCTGCCCGAGGCGGCGCAGACCAGCACCGACCTCGAGGTACTCTATCCCGAACTCAAGGACCTGGATCGGTCCTACCGCAAGACGCTGCAAGCGCTGCGCGAGGACGACCTCCCCGGCGCCGAAGAGGCATTGGCCCTTCTCGAGAACGACGTCGAGCGGGCGAAGCGCGAGATCGGTCCGCCAGGATCACTCTACGTCGAGAGCATGGCCGGGCGTCTGGAAGGATTGCAGGGCCTGGTGAAGGAGATGCGCGAGTACCAGCGCTCCGTCGCCTACGTGCCGGAAGTAGAGGCACCCGAGCCGGAGACCGAGCAGGACGTTGCTGCCGACAGCGCAGCCCTCGCTGCACTGCACGCCAAGGCGGAGAGGAAGACACCGAGCGGTCCCCGCCACGATCTGGCGCTCGCCGAGCATCCGCTCATCGATCGCTGGGTGCGTTACTTCACCGGCGACGGCCGGCACTACATGGAGCTCTGGCTGTCGCGGCGGCCCTTGTACGAGGAATTCATCTACGACGTCCTGGACGAGCACGACGTGCCACGCGACCTGCTCTATCTGGCGATGATCGAGAGCGGTCTGTCGATGAAGGCGCGTTCCTACGCCAACGCGGTCGGCCCCTGGCAGTTCATCTCCAGCACCGGGCGTCTCTATGGCTTGAAGATCGACTGGTGGGTGGACGAGCGGCGCGACCTGGACAAGGCGACCCGCGCTGCCGCCAGCCATCTTTCCGATCTGTACGAGTCCCTGCACTCCTGGCCCCTGGCGCTCGCGGCGTACAACTGCGGCATCCGCCGGGTGGAGCGGGCCACGCGCCGCCACGGCACGCAGGATTACTGGAAGCTCTCCAGCCTGCCGCGGCAGACCCGCAATTACGTGCCGAAGTTCATGGCGGCGTTGCGGATCGGCAAGGACCCCGGGGCGTACGGCTTCGACGTGCCCAACTCACCGCCGCTGCGCTACGACGTGGTTCCGGTGGAGGATGCCACCGATCTGCACCTGGTGGCGAACCTGGCGGGGACCGACTTCGATACCCTGGCGGAGCTCAACCCGCACCTGAAGCGCTGGGCGACGCCACCTGGCGAGTCTTACTGGATCAAGGTGCCCAAGGGCATGGGCGACGACGTGACGGAGAAGCTCGCTGCCGTTCCCGAGGAGGAGCGGGTGCGCTGGCGCCGGCATCGCGTCGGCCGCGGTGAAACGCTGGCGGGGCTGGCCCGGGAGTACGGGACCAGCGGCGACGCCATCCGGCAGGCCAACAACATGCGCAGCAGCACGCTGCGTCCGGGCAACTACCTGCTCATCCCCGTGGTCAGCGAGTCGGCGGGCACGCTGGCGCAGCAGTCCATCGAGAACGTCGCCAAGGCCAACACCGAGGAGCAGAGCGTTTATGTCGTCCGCCGCGGCGACACCTTGATGCGCATCGCCCGGCGTCACGGCGTCACGGTGAGCCAGCTCAAGGAGTGGAACGGCAAGTCCTCGACGCGGATTTACCGCGGCGAACGCCTGACCCTGTACGGCACTGCCCCGGCCCCGGCCAGGGACCATAGCAGTAGCCGCGACTCCGTCACCTACGTGGTGCAGCGGGGTGACACGCTCTCCATCATCTCCGCCCGGCACCGGGTGAGCGTGCGCCAGCTGATGCACTGGAACAGCAAGCGCTCCACTCGCATCCGAGTCGGCGAGCGCCTGCGCATCTATCCGCCGAGTTGA
- a CDS encoding diguanylate cyclase, with the protein MLRRRDPEFLVERLLPRHLLTATCNAALDTSLRRGDRAQVYAACVDALLDLSRQGLYVERPSADQGTRVFASTTTGDRIHLTRHPRAEQQASRPTSKTLAQDPSGPQPIVEEKKAGPGAMVHDEDVPGSAAQQPEAAESLAIEDLLAPESEAGRPSTPSASLAPQGAPLQDAMAPTRTEADTLARLEGILGLAGIEARLTSLAERLRHLLTRIEGLFPGAQVAILHLEGATTEELGNGPVRLLTRNEVENTPHYEAALRRGDLQFATTAPAGEDPAQGTLAAVAPLRVGETAWGLLEILWPRGRWQTTRQAAPLLQHVARLAELAIQNQQTLEKLVFVDPLTGVYNRVFYDRQLSLEMERAHRTSGKFGLLVMDVDDFKSVNDRHGHRAGDQVLAAVAQEVRERMRKIDLLFRYGGEEFVLLLPGADGEETRRTAERLRAVVSERRFEAEGAPAPLRVTVSLGGAIYPDDARTATGLFRHADNALYRAKEQGKNRVAF; encoded by the coding sequence ATGCTGCGCCGACGCGATCCAGAGTTTCTCGTCGAGCGTTTGCTACCCCGTCACCTTTTGACCGCAACCTGCAACGCGGCGCTGGATACGTCGCTCCGCCGCGGCGATCGGGCTCAGGTGTACGCGGCTTGCGTGGATGCGCTCCTCGATCTCTCCCGCCAGGGCCTCTACGTGGAGCGGCCCTCGGCGGACCAGGGGACGCGCGTTTTTGCCTCCACCACCACAGGGGATCGGATCCACCTCACACGTCACCCGCGGGCGGAGCAGCAAGCTTCGCGCCCGACCTCTAAGACTCTAGCGCAAGACCCCTCGGGTCCCCAACCGATCGTTGAGGAGAAAAAGGCGGGGCCCGGAGCCATGGTCCACGACGAGGACGTCCCGGGAAGCGCCGCACAGCAGCCCGAAGCGGCCGAATCGCTCGCCATCGAGGATTTATTGGCCCCTGAGAGCGAAGCGGGCCGCCCGTCCACACCCTCTGCTTCCCTCGCGCCGCAAGGGGCACCGCTGCAGGATGCGATGGCTCCAACCCGCACCGAAGCCGACACCTTGGCCCGCCTCGAGGGGATCCTTGGCCTCGCCGGCATCGAGGCCCGCCTCACCAGCCTGGCCGAAAGGCTCCGGCACCTGCTCACGCGCATCGAGGGGCTCTTTCCGGGTGCACAGGTGGCCATTCTGCACCTGGAGGGAGCGACGACGGAGGAGCTCGGGAACGGTCCCGTGCGCCTTCTCACCCGGAACGAAGTGGAAAACACCCCACATTACGAGGCGGCGCTCCGGCGAGGAGACCTGCAATTCGCCACCACGGCCCCCGCTGGGGAGGACCCGGCACAGGGCACTCTCGCCGCCGTGGCGCCACTCCGGGTGGGGGAGACCGCCTGGGGACTCCTCGAGATTCTGTGGCCCCGCGGCCGCTGGCAGACGACGCGGCAAGCGGCACCGCTCCTCCAGCACGTGGCGCGTCTCGCCGAGCTCGCCATCCAGAATCAGCAAACCTTGGAGAAGCTCGTCTTCGTCGATCCGTTGACCGGCGTGTACAACCGCGTCTTCTACGACCGGCAGCTGAGCCTGGAAATGGAGCGGGCGCACCGCACCAGCGGCAAGTTCGGTCTCCTCGTCATGGATGTGGACGACTTCAAGAGCGTCAACGACCGGCACGGCCACCGGGCCGGAGATCAAGTGCTCGCCGCCGTGGCGCAAGAAGTGCGGGAGCGCATGCGCAAGATCGATCTCCTCTTCCGCTACGGCGGCGAGGAGTTCGTTCTCCTCCTGCCCGGGGCGGACGGGGAAGAAACGCGGCGGACTGCGGAGCGCCTGCGCGCCGTGGTCAGCGAGCGCCGCTTCGAGGCGGAGGGCGCCCCGGCGCCGCTGCGTGTCACCGTGAGCTTGGGTGGCGCCATCTATCCTGACGACGCGCGCACCGCGACCGGCCTCTTCCGCCATGCCGACAACGCGCTCTACCGAGCGAAGGAGCAAGGGAAGAACCGCGTCGCCTTTTGA